Proteins encoded in a region of the Paenibacillus sp. E222 genome:
- a CDS encoding LacI family DNA-binding transcriptional regulator produces MTTIKDVANLAGVSVATVSRVINERGYVHADTRKKVEEAVKQLNFSPNEVARSLYKRKSKLIGLLLPDIANPYFPQLARGVEDRMQEQEFRLIFGNSDEDEQKEKDYIQTFIQNNVVGVISSTNYPHSSIYENLKIPVVFLDRTPLDSPSVYADGREGGRLAAREIIKRGSRRITVMQGPANIKPAQDRFEGAIESIRQAGLDYRVIQTTSFSFNDVGLWADELFSKYGDTDGVIASNDIAAMAVLHEALRIGKKVPEDMQIIGFDDIPMSSLLSPALSTIRQPAYEMGREAAGLLIKLVEQAPIENKHIQLPVSFIERGTTRKVNSDG; encoded by the coding sequence ATGACAACAATAAAAGATGTAGCTAACTTGGCTGGCGTTTCGGTAGCCACCGTATCCAGGGTCATTAATGAAAGAGGTTATGTTCATGCGGACACTCGCAAGAAAGTGGAGGAAGCGGTTAAGCAACTTAACTTCTCTCCCAATGAGGTGGCCCGCTCTTTATACAAGCGCAAGTCCAAATTGATTGGCCTGCTGTTACCCGATATTGCAAACCCTTACTTTCCGCAGCTTGCACGCGGTGTAGAGGACCGGATGCAGGAGCAGGAATTCAGACTGATTTTCGGAAATAGTGATGAGGATGAACAGAAGGAAAAGGATTACATCCAGACTTTTATCCAGAATAATGTAGTCGGCGTAATCTCTTCAACGAATTACCCTCACTCTTCAATATATGAGAACTTGAAGATCCCCGTGGTGTTTCTTGACAGAACACCTCTGGACAGTCCCTCCGTATATGCGGATGGCAGAGAGGGTGGACGTCTGGCTGCACGGGAGATTATCAAGCGCGGAAGCCGCCGAATTACGGTTATGCAGGGGCCGGCAAATATCAAACCCGCGCAGGACCGTTTTGAAGGCGCAATCGAGAGCATACGTCAGGCCGGCCTGGATTACCGTGTAATCCAAACGACATCCTTTTCCTTTAACGATGTTGGGTTATGGGCGGACGAGCTTTTTAGCAAGTACGGCGATACAGACGGAGTCATTGCCAGTAATGACATCGCAGCTATGGCGGTACTGCACGAGGCATTGCGCATCGGTAAAAAAGTTCCGGAGGACATGCAGATTATCGGCTTCGACGATATTCCGATGAGCAGCCTGCTATCACCGGCATTGTCGACCATTCGCCAACCGGCATACGAGATGGGAAGAGAAGCTGCCGGTTTGCTTATCAAACTGGTGGAACAAGCTCCAATCGAAAACAAACACATACAGCTTCCGGTCAGTTTCATTGAACGGGGCACAACAAGAAAGGTGAATTCAGATGGCTAA
- the rbsK gene encoding ribokinase, whose product MAKICVIGSSSMDLVVTSSRRPGAGETVLGDSFKTVPGGKGANQAVAAARLGADVSMIGRVGDDAFGTAILNNFKANGVNTQNVKPVTHMESGTAHIVLAEGDNSIVVVEAANREVTPAYVDEAAEVIQRADIVLIQQEIPEETVVRVSEICAQSGTPLLLNPAPARKVPDEVIDKAAYITPNEHEAEILFQGMTPAEALRKYPNKLFITEGSNGVRYFDGEQEIVVPTYKVEPVDTTGAGDTFNAAFAVALAEGKPLQDSIRFANRAASLSVTKFGAQGGMPTRGEVEASLK is encoded by the coding sequence ATGGCTAAAATATGCGTTATTGGCAGCAGCTCCATGGATCTGGTTGTTACTTCCTCAAGACGGCCTGGGGCGGGTGAAACCGTCCTTGGCGACAGCTTCAAAACAGTTCCTGGCGGCAAAGGAGCAAATCAGGCAGTCGCTGCCGCAAGACTGGGGGCCGACGTTTCCATGATCGGCAGAGTGGGTGATGATGCTTTTGGTACAGCCATTTTAAATAATTTCAAAGCAAATGGTGTAAATACGCAGAATGTGAAACCGGTTACACATATGGAGAGCGGCACAGCTCATATCGTGCTGGCTGAAGGTGATAATAGTATCGTGGTGGTTGAAGCGGCAAATCGCGAAGTTACACCAGCCTATGTTGATGAAGCGGCAGAAGTGATCCAACGTGCAGATATTGTACTGATTCAGCAGGAAATTCCGGAGGAAACCGTTGTTCGTGTCAGCGAGATTTGCGCTCAAAGCGGAACTCCACTGTTATTGAATCCTGCACCTGCAAGGAAAGTACCGGATGAGGTCATTGACAAAGCTGCTTATATCACGCCGAACGAGCATGAGGCCGAGATATTGTTTCAGGGCATGACTCCGGCTGAGGCGCTGCGCAAATATCCAAACAAGTTGTTTATTACGGAGGGCAGCAACGGGGTTCGATATTTTGACGGCGAACAGGAGATCGTTGTACCTACTTATAAAGTGGAACCAGTGGATACAACCGGAGCGGGTGATACGTTCAACGCCGCATTTGCAGTCGCTCTAGCGGAAGGGAAACCGTTACAAGACAGCATTAGATTCGCCAACCGGGCTGCATCGCTATCCGTGACCAAGTTCGGCGCACAAGGAGGCATGCCAACACGGGGTGAAGTGGAGGCAAGCCTGAAATGA
- the rbsD gene encoding D-ribose pyranase produces the protein MKKQGILNSHISKVLSDLGHTDMIVIADAGLPVPDGVLKIDLSLKLGTPSFQEVVELIADDMVVEKVILAAEIQAGNPEALQFMTEKFGDGAIDVSINHEQFKALTRNAKVVIRTGEATPYANCILQSGVIFG, from the coding sequence ATGAAGAAGCAGGGAATATTGAACAGTCACATCTCCAAGGTGTTATCTGATCTGGGTCATACGGACATGATTGTCATCGCGGATGCTGGCCTTCCGGTTCCAGACGGTGTACTCAAAATCGATTTGTCCCTGAAACTGGGGACACCCAGTTTTCAAGAGGTCGTGGAGCTTATTGCGGACGATATGGTCGTTGAGAAAGTGATTCTGGCAGCAGAGATCCAAGCAGGGAATCCAGAAGCTTTGCAATTTATGACCGAGAAATTTGGCGATGGAGCCATTGACGTTTCCATCAATCATGAACAATTCAAGGCGTTGACCCGGAATGCCAAAGTCGTCATTCGTACGGGCGAAGCTACGCCGTATGCCAATTGCATCTTACAATCGGGCGTCATTTTCGGTTAA
- a CDS encoding sugar ABC transporter ATP-binding protein — translation MLIQMQDIYKAFGTNQVLSGVDFELKEGEVHALMGENGAGKSTLMNILIGLHGRDQGTISIDGKETYFANPKEAEKMGLAFIHQELNVWPEMTVLDNLFIGKEITSSIGLLNTRQMKALATEQFAKLSVQIPLDRPAGECSVGQQQMIEIAKALMTDAKVIIMDEPTAALTEREIQKLFGVITSLKKNGVSIVYISHRMEEIFTICDRITIMRDGKTVDTKTIPETSFDEVVRKMVGRELTERYPARNPSYGEVVLEVRDASSKGLFQNISFTVRAGEILGFSGLMGSGRTEIMRAIFGLESLDGGEIMIRGKKVHIRKPADAVKHGIGFITEDRKDEGLVLDFSIRENMALPNLFSFSSKGFISTQKEQEFVDTLIKRLQIKTQSSETAARNLSGGNQQKVVIAKWVGIGPSVLILDEPTRGVDVGAKREIYQLMNELTDRGVAIIMVSSELPEVLGMSDRIAVVHEGHISGELAKEEATQENIMTLATGGQ, via the coding sequence ATGCTTATTCAGATGCAAGACATATATAAAGCGTTTGGCACCAACCAAGTGCTAAGCGGGGTAGATTTCGAACTGAAAGAAGGCGAGGTTCATGCCTTGATGGGAGAGAACGGGGCCGGCAAATCCACGTTAATGAACATTTTGATTGGTCTTCACGGGCGTGATCAGGGAACCATTTCTATTGACGGTAAAGAAACCTATTTTGCCAATCCGAAGGAAGCCGAGAAGATGGGACTTGCTTTTATCCACCAAGAGTTGAACGTTTGGCCGGAAATGACGGTGCTTGATAATCTCTTCATCGGTAAGGAAATAACTTCATCTATAGGGTTGCTAAATACAAGACAAATGAAAGCGCTTGCCACCGAGCAGTTTGCCAAGCTTTCCGTGCAGATCCCGCTGGATCGTCCTGCCGGGGAATGTTCTGTCGGACAGCAGCAAATGATTGAAATTGCCAAGGCACTCATGACCGATGCTAAAGTCATCATTATGGATGAGCCCACGGCGGCGCTTACGGAGCGGGAGATTCAGAAGTTGTTCGGCGTGATCACTTCGCTTAAGAAAAATGGTGTTTCCATCGTATATATCTCGCACCGGATGGAGGAGATTTTCACCATTTGCGACCGGATTACAATCATGCGTGACGGCAAAACGGTAGACACCAAGACGATTCCGGAGACCAGTTTTGACGAAGTGGTGCGGAAGATGGTTGGACGGGAACTCACGGAACGATATCCGGCACGAAATCCTTCGTACGGTGAAGTAGTCCTTGAAGTACGGGACGCAAGCAGCAAAGGATTGTTCCAGAATATCAGCTTTACGGTGAGAGCAGGCGAGATTCTCGGGTTCTCCGGATTGATGGGTTCGGGACGGACAGAGATCATGCGGGCAATCTTCGGTCTGGAATCTCTGGATGGTGGCGAGATCATGATTCGAGGCAAAAAGGTTCATATTCGGAAGCCAGCGGATGCGGTTAAACATGGAATTGGATTTATTACGGAAGACCGCAAGGATGAAGGCTTGGTGCTTGATTTCTCCATTCGTGAGAATATGGCTTTACCCAATCTGTTCAGCTTCTCAAGTAAAGGGTTCATCTCGACTCAGAAAGAACAGGAATTTGTGGATACGCTCATCAAACGTTTGCAAATCAAGACACAATCCTCTGAGACGGCAGCACGAAACCTGTCAGGGGGCAACCAGCAGAAGGTGGTTATCGCCAAATGGGTCGGCATTGGCCCAAGTGTACTTATCCTGGATGAGCCAACACGAGGCGTGGACGTTGGAGCCAAACGAGAAATTTATCAGTTGATGAACGAGCTGACTGACCGCGGGGTTGCCATCATTATGGTATCTTCCGAGCTGCCTGAAGTGCTCGGCATGAGCGATCGAATCGCGGTAGTGCATGAGGGACACATTAGCGGTGAACTGGCAAAAGAAGAGGCAACACAGGAAAACATTATGACATTGGCTACAGGGGGACAATGA
- the rbsC gene encoding ribose ABC transporter permease (functions to transport ribose at high affinity; forms a complex with RbsA2C2B) has translation MTTLQENQPAKSGFRLTNLTQKLGPLLGLIILIIIVSVLNPSFLEPLNILNLLRQVSINALIAFGMTFVILTGGIDLSVGSILALSSAFVANMMLSGLDPILSIIIGVALGGVMGMVNGLMITKGKMAPFIATLATMTVFRGLTLVYTNGNPITGLGDSLLFQLFGRGYMLGIPVPAITMLITFVILWTILHKTAFGRKTYALGGNEKASIISGIKVHRVKIMIYSLVGMLSALAGAILTSRLNSAQPTAGTSYELDAIAAVVLGGTSLSGGRGRIVGTLIGVLIIGVLNNGLNLLGVNSFYQMVVKGVVIAIAVLLDRKKTA, from the coding sequence ATGACAACTTTGCAGGAAAACCAACCCGCCAAAAGCGGCTTCCGTCTAACGAATCTGACACAGAAATTAGGTCCGTTGCTCGGACTGATCATTTTGATTATCATCGTATCGGTATTGAATCCAAGCTTTTTGGAACCGCTTAACATCTTGAATCTATTGCGTCAGGTTTCGATTAACGCGTTGATTGCTTTTGGCATGACATTTGTCATTCTGACTGGCGGCATCGACTTGTCGGTTGGCTCCATTCTGGCGTTATCTAGCGCCTTTGTAGCCAATATGATGCTGTCCGGCCTGGACCCGATTCTGTCAATCATTATTGGTGTTGCGCTCGGCGGAGTCATGGGTATGGTGAACGGGCTGATGATAACGAAGGGCAAGATGGCTCCGTTTATTGCTACATTAGCAACGATGACGGTGTTCCGGGGATTAACGCTGGTATATACAAACGGTAATCCGATAACCGGATTGGGCGATAGCCTGCTGTTCCAACTGTTCGGTCGTGGTTATATGCTAGGCATACCGGTTCCAGCAATCACAATGCTCATTACATTCGTAATATTGTGGACGATTTTGCATAAAACAGCTTTCGGTCGTAAAACGTACGCACTTGGGGGCAATGAGAAAGCGTCCATTATCTCAGGTATTAAAGTGCATCGCGTAAAAATCATGATTTATTCCCTGGTAGGTATGCTGTCAGCGCTGGCAGGCGCAATCCTGACCTCCCGTCTGAATTCTGCGCAGCCTACGGCAGGGACTTCATATGAACTGGACGCCATCGCAGCTGTTGTTCTGGGTGGAACAAGCCTGTCAGGTGGTAGAGGACGGATCGTCGGCACACTGATTGGGGTCCTGATTATCGGCGTGCTGAACAATGGTTTGAACCTGCTCGGAGTAAACTCGTTTTATCAAATGGTTGTAAAAGGTGTCGTTATTGCCATCGCTGTCCTGCTGGACCGCAAGAAAACGGCTTAA
- the rbsB gene encoding ribose ABC transporter substrate-binding protein RbsB: MKKLTILLVSVMMIVLAGCSLEPPGWAKPDSAGSNGQKKIGLSVSTLNNPFFVSLKDGVVAEAKKQGIQVIVVDAQNDSAKQTNDVDDLIQQGVDALLINPADSAAISTAVQSANSVGIPVITLDRSADKGDVAALVASDNVKGGQMAAEYFVEHLGEGAKVIELEGVPGASATRERGKGFHEIADQKLNVVAKQSADFDRSKGLNVMENLLQGNPDVQAVFAHNDEMALGAIEAIQSSGKDIPVIGFDGNDDAIKSIKDGKLTATVAQQPVLIGQLAVQAALDVLDGKQVEKSIPAELKLVTKENANN; encoded by the coding sequence ATGAAAAAACTAACCATATTGCTTGTAAGCGTAATGATGATCGTTCTGGCAGGATGCTCTCTGGAGCCTCCGGGTTGGGCTAAGCCCGACTCTGCCGGAAGCAATGGACAGAAAAAAATCGGCCTGTCGGTCTCCACGTTGAATAATCCATTCTTTGTTTCCCTTAAGGACGGAGTCGTTGCAGAAGCCAAAAAACAAGGAATTCAGGTCATTGTGGTTGATGCTCAAAATGATTCAGCCAAACAAACGAATGATGTGGACGACCTGATTCAACAGGGCGTGGATGCCCTTCTGATTAACCCTGCGGATTCCGCGGCAATCTCTACGGCTGTACAATCGGCTAATAGTGTGGGTATTCCTGTGATTACACTTGACCGTTCGGCCGACAAAGGCGACGTGGCCGCATTGGTCGCATCCGATAACGTCAAAGGTGGGCAAATGGCGGCGGAATATTTCGTAGAACATCTTGGCGAAGGAGCAAAGGTGATCGAACTTGAGGGTGTACCCGGAGCCTCTGCAACAAGAGAGCGGGGGAAAGGTTTTCACGAGATTGCTGATCAAAAACTGAATGTGGTTGCAAAGCAGTCTGCCGATTTCGATCGTTCCAAAGGTTTGAATGTCATGGAGAATCTGCTGCAGGGCAATCCTGATGTACAGGCGGTATTTGCCCATAACGACGAGATGGCGCTGGGCGCGATTGAAGCAATTCAAAGTTCTGGTAAAGACATTCCCGTAATTGGATTTGACGGCAACGATGATGCGATCAAATCCATTAAAGACGGAAAGCTGACGGCAACAGTCGCTCAACAGCCAGTACTAATTGGCCAGCTGGCGGTGCAAGCTGCTTTGGATGTGCTGGATGGCAAGCAGGTAGAGAAATCAATTCCGGCTGAATTGAAGCTGGTGACCAAGGAAAACGCGAACAATTAA
- a CDS encoding TetR/AcrR family transcriptional regulator, whose product MARSKEFEVNEVLDKAIQLFWTQGYEKTSMQDLVGYMGIHRRSIYDTFGDKHALFMKALERYETKQTNKMRFLIGTQKPIKEIIRALFESTIRNEGQPLGCFLVNSGVELGVLDPEVASLVNESYLRTEEFLRNLILEGQQKGEIKADVDPVVISHYLMNAWVGIRTLVKTTTDQQKLKNIVDMTLSVLD is encoded by the coding sequence ATGGCAAGATCCAAAGAATTTGAAGTTAATGAAGTATTAGATAAAGCAATACAATTGTTCTGGACCCAAGGATATGAGAAAACATCAATGCAAGATTTGGTTGGATATATGGGCATTCACCGCAGAAGTATCTATGATACATTCGGGGATAAGCATGCTCTCTTTATGAAAGCTCTTGAACGATATGAAACGAAGCAGACCAACAAAATGAGGTTTCTAATTGGTACCCAAAAACCAATCAAAGAGATTATTCGGGCATTGTTTGAGTCAACAATAAGAAATGAAGGACAACCTCTAGGCTGTTTTCTTGTAAACTCAGGCGTGGAACTGGGCGTGTTGGATCCTGAAGTTGCATCCTTGGTTAATGAGAGTTACTTGCGAACAGAGGAATTCTTGAGAAACCTTATTCTGGAAGGCCAGCAAAAGGGTGAAATCAAGGCTGACGTTGACCCTGTAGTTATTTCTCATTATTTGATGAATGCATGGGTGGGGATACGTACGTTGGTTAAGACCACTACGGATCAGCAAAAGTTAAAAAATATTGTGGATATGACACTATCCGTTTTAGATTGA
- a CDS encoding SDR family oxidoreductase → MKYTVITGASSGIGYETALAFAARGKNLILVARRLDKLEELKLAIQKIDATVHVIVHTSDLSDTTQAYTLYNTLKEYHIETWINNAGLGEGSFVAEQNLEKVETMLRVNIESLTILSTLYVRDYADVEGTQLINVASALGYAIAVGSVAYSASKYYVSAFTEGLAKELEIKGAKLKAKVLAPAITETEFVKKSLDTEDFDYKANMSKYHTAKEMAGFMLDLYDNNEVVGIVDLNYNFNLRSPIYPIIGDLH, encoded by the coding sequence ATGAAGTATACAGTTATTACAGGTGCAAGTTCAGGAATTGGATATGAGACTGCATTGGCGTTTGCTGCACGAGGCAAAAATTTAATCTTGGTCGCTAGAAGATTGGACAAATTAGAAGAACTCAAATTAGCCATTCAGAAAATTGATGCTACAGTACATGTTATTGTGCATACAAGTGATCTATCGGATACAACTCAGGCATACACACTTTATAACACGCTGAAGGAATACCATATTGAGACTTGGATTAACAATGCGGGGCTCGGTGAAGGTTCTTTTGTAGCAGAACAGAATCTGGAGAAAGTTGAAACGATGCTGCGTGTGAACATAGAGTCCCTGACGATCCTTTCTACACTCTATGTGCGAGATTATGCAGACGTTGAGGGAACTCAGTTAATTAACGTTGCATCCGCACTTGGATATGCCATTGCTGTTGGAAGTGTTGCGTATTCGGCATCGAAATATTACGTTAGTGCTTTCACAGAAGGGCTTGCCAAAGAACTTGAAATAAAAGGTGCAAAACTAAAAGCAAAAGTACTGGCTCCAGCTATTACGGAAACGGAATTTGTGAAGAAATCATTAGATACAGAAGATTTTGATTACAAAGCTAACATGTCTAAATACCACACCGCCAAAGAAATGGCAGGCTTCATGTTAGATCTATATGATAATAACGAAGTCGTAGGGATTGTAGACCTGAACTACAATTTTAATCTGAGAAGCCCAATCTATCCAATCATAGGAGATTTGCATTAA
- a CDS encoding DUF6254 family protein → MARQKKRQEAAWKSRKQEQHPHGKIKSLKQLSSEYDEKHTTI, encoded by the coding sequence ATGGCTCGCCAGAAAAAAAGGCAGGAAGCTGCTTGGAAGTCACGAAAGCAAGAACAGCATCCTCATGGTAAAATCAAATCGCTTAAGCAATTATCAAGCGAATATGATGAGAAACATACTACGATTTAA
- a CDS encoding TetR/AcrR family transcriptional regulator produces MNDEQFLKSQQRNRTEEHLKTALIQLIKKKGYHAVSVKDIVDQACYNRSTFYLHYQDKFVLAEELLNTKLEGLRFAVGKPYSHGQKVYTTKLNSESFQIVDYVYENRDFFELIRYDDTLPGLHTGFPQTILKIYEEQFIFETINDMPVNMEYFKYYTAYGFFGLLNNWILSGFRESREAFIYNVIELSKTHIQSFHYVGNKLD; encoded by the coding sequence ATGAATGATGAACAATTTTTGAAATCTCAACAGCGTAATCGAACCGAGGAGCATCTTAAAACCGCCCTGATCCAGCTCATTAAGAAAAAAGGCTATCATGCCGTCTCTGTCAAAGATATCGTTGATCAGGCGTGTTACAATCGCAGTACCTTTTATTTACACTATCAAGATAAATTCGTGCTCGCCGAAGAATTGTTGAATACGAAGCTCGAAGGTCTGAGGTTCGCCGTAGGCAAGCCTTATTCTCACGGTCAAAAGGTCTACACCACCAAGCTAAATTCGGAATCCTTTCAAATTGTCGATTATGTCTATGAAAACCGAGACTTCTTCGAACTGATTCGATATGATGACACGTTACCAGGTCTGCATACAGGTTTCCCACAGACAATCCTGAAAATCTATGAGGAGCAGTTTATTTTCGAGACGATCAACGATATGCCTGTTAACATGGAGTATTTTAAGTACTATACAGCGTACGGCTTTTTTGGATTATTGAACAATTGGATATTAAGCGGATTTCGTGAATCACGGGAGGCGTTTATCTATAATGTGATCGAACTGTCTAAAACACACATTCAATCTTTTCATTATGTGGGGAACAAGTTGGATTGA
- a CDS encoding SDR family NAD(P)-dependent oxidoreductase encodes MGKLQDKVAVITGGASGIGAATARLFVSEGAKVVLVDLNEEKGKAFEQELKALKADALFFKANITSEQEVAEIFKKTVEVFGKVDIVFNNAGIGRVHPSHELEYAEWRNTVNVDLDGVFLVAREAIREMLKIGGGTIVNTASMYGWVGSPGSAAYNAAKGGVVNLTRSLALEYAEENIRVNALCPGFIDTPIIPEESKQALSAATPMKRLGQADEMAKAVLFLASDDSSYMTGNSLIVDGGYTAQ; translated from the coding sequence ATGGGCAAACTTCAAGACAAAGTGGCAGTTATTACGGGAGGGGCATCCGGAATCGGCGCAGCGACAGCACGCTTATTCGTTTCCGAAGGAGCCAAAGTGGTCTTGGTAGACCTGAATGAAGAAAAAGGAAAGGCGTTTGAGCAAGAACTGAAAGCGCTTAAAGCTGATGCTCTGTTTTTTAAAGCAAACATTACGAGTGAACAAGAGGTTGCTGAGATTTTCAAAAAAACCGTAGAGGTTTTCGGTAAAGTGGATATCGTATTTAACAATGCAGGAATCGGACGTGTTCATCCTTCGCATGAGCTTGAATATGCTGAATGGCGCAATACGGTGAATGTAGATCTGGATGGCGTATTCTTGGTCGCACGTGAAGCGATCCGAGAAATGCTCAAAATTGGCGGTGGGACTATCGTCAACACGGCTTCCATGTACGGATGGGTTGGTTCACCTGGTTCTGCAGCCTACAATGCAGCAAAAGGTGGCGTTGTGAACCTGACTCGTTCGCTCGCGCTGGAGTATGCTGAGGAAAATATTCGGGTGAACGCACTTTGCCCTGGTTTCATCGATACACCGATTATTCCAGAAGAGAGCAAGCAGGCCCTTTCTGCGGCAACACCAATGAAGCGGCTCGGTCAAGCAGATGAAATGGCCAAAGCCGTACTGTTCCTAGCTAGCGACGATTCATCCTATATGACAGGAAATAGCCTGATCGTGGATGGAGGATACACAGCCCAATAA